A DNA window from Rhizobium sp. NXC14 contains the following coding sequences:
- a CDS encoding TIGR04290 family methyltransferase, with product MNEQARLERDIAALRPWFHNLRISGVQTAPDHFLGDYPSFKWAHFHQVVPEDLRGCSVLDIGCNAGFYALEMKRRNAGRVVGIDSDPHYLRQAEFVARQTGEDIEFKLMSVYEVEKLKERFDLVLFMGVLYHLRHPLLALDLLHEHVVGGQMLFQCMQRGGEEVAALSENYDFFNTTIFEQRGFPKVYFLEERYAGDPTNWFIPNKAAVEAMLRSAGFVIRANPEREVYLVEHGSRHPMAEPPPSLC from the coding sequence GACTGGAAAGGGACATCGCAGCCCTGAGGCCATGGTTTCACAACCTGCGAATTAGCGGCGTACAGACCGCGCCTGATCATTTTCTTGGTGACTACCCGTCCTTCAAATGGGCCCACTTTCACCAGGTTGTGCCTGAAGATCTCCGGGGGTGCAGCGTGCTCGACATCGGCTGCAACGCCGGATTCTATGCACTTGAAATGAAAAGAAGAAATGCCGGACGGGTCGTCGGAATCGACTCCGACCCGCATTATCTCAGGCAAGCCGAGTTCGTAGCCAGACAGACAGGTGAGGATATCGAGTTCAAGCTGATGTCGGTGTACGAGGTGGAAAAACTGAAGGAGAGATTTGACCTGGTCCTTTTCATGGGTGTCCTTTATCACCTGCGGCATCCGCTGCTGGCACTCGACCTTCTGCATGAGCATGTCGTCGGCGGCCAGATGCTGTTTCAATGCATGCAGCGGGGGGGAGAGGAAGTCGCGGCACTCAGCGAAAATTACGACTTCTTCAACACGACAATATTTGAGCAGCGCGGCTTTCCCAAAGTGTATTTCTTGGAAGAACGTTACGCTGGCGACCCCACAAATTGGTTCATTCCGAACAAGGCGGCGGTCGAAGCGATGCTGAGAAGCGCCGGGTTTGTCATTCGTGCCAATCCGGAACGGGAAGTTTATCTGGTGGAACATGGAAGCCGCCACCCGATGGCGGAACCGCCTCCGTCACTTTGCTGA